A genomic stretch from Bacteroidales bacterium includes:
- a CDS encoding LysM peptidoglycan-binding domain-containing protein — protein sequence MKIFRLFFVLFLFLSLLTCAFAQDTRSKSDTSKTPINDDPILEMLDSLSASRFLQCSDFTTDINVLNKHNFAPDYTPSYTDEEYKERIAKLNAVSPFPYVYNKCVKDYIQVYTVKKRQLVSRMLGLAQLYFPLFEETLDKYKLPLELKYLAIVESALNPFAISRCGATGLWQFMYNTSKLYNLEVNSYIDERYDVYKETLAACEYLQDLYNMYGDWALVLAAYNSGPSNVNKAIRRARGAISFWDIKRFLPRETQGYVPAFIAVSYVMNYASEHNIYPLEPRITYHQLDTIKVNHTVTFEQISAILKIPQEDLKFLNPVYKKGIIPYIDESQSIILPYELIGDFIKNAELIYSYASPVENEKQKQLLAKLNIPYIEKSTKQDTISISHTLADSNSTAKNNAQKISTNQYKADEVIENKNNKSTGENKQKQYNQEYYIVKRGEGLGTICNKFNCSINDLMQWNKLSSKTIHPGQKLIVHEIQKDTSLEKNNSAQKIEVSKTIQKPIKNTPNKKIIYYTVQKGDTLWSIASLYKGVTVDEIKRLNKIYNTRQLKPGTKLKIVL from the coding sequence ATGAAAATATTTAGATTGTTTTTTGTTTTATTTTTATTTTTATCATTGCTCACGTGTGCTTTTGCTCAAGATACCAGAAGTAAAAGCGATACAAGTAAAACACCCATAAATGATGACCCTATTCTTGAAATGCTTGACAGCCTTTCAGCATCAAGGTTTTTGCAATGTTCCGATTTCACAACCGATATAAATGTTCTTAATAAACATAATTTCGCACCCGATTATACACCTTCATATACCGATGAAGAATATAAAGAAAGAATTGCAAAACTTAATGCAGTATCGCCTTTTCCTTATGTATATAATAAATGTGTAAAAGATTATATACAAGTATATACGGTAAAAAAGCGGCAATTAGTATCGCGTATGCTTGGTTTGGCACAGTTGTATTTTCCGCTTTTCGAAGAAACACTTGATAAATACAAATTGCCTTTAGAGTTAAAATATCTTGCAATAGTTGAATCGGCATTAAATCCTTTTGCGATTTCACGATGTGGTGCCACAGGTTTATGGCAGTTTATGTACAATACATCCAAACTGTATAATTTGGAAGTTAATTCATATATTGACGAACGTTATGATGTTTACAAGGAAACATTAGCCGCTTGCGAGTATTTGCAAGACCTTTACAATATGTATGGCGACTGGGCTTTGGTTCTGGCAGCTTATAATTCAGGTCCATCTAATGTGAATAAAGCTATTCGCCGTGCTCGTGGAGCAATTAGTTTCTGGGATATAAAAAGATTTTTGCCTCGCGAAACTCAGGGCTATGTACCTGCATTCATTGCAGTGAGCTACGTTATGAATTATGCATCAGAGCATAATATTTATCCTTTGGAGCCCCGAATTACATACCATCAGCTTGATACTATAAAAGTAAATCATACAGTAACGTTCGAACAAATTTCAGCAATTCTTAAAATACCTCAGGAAGACCTGAAGTTTCTGAATCCCGTTTACAAAAAAGGTATTATACCTTATATAGATGAATCACAAAGTATCATTCTTCCTTATGAACTTATTGGTGATTTTATAAAAAACGCTGAATTAATATATAGTTATGCATCTCCGGTTGAAAATGAAAAACAAAAACAATTATTGGCAAAACTTAATATTCCATATATAGAAAAATCTACCAAACAGGACACTATTAGTATTTCACATACTTTGGCAGATTCCAATTCAACAGCAAAAAATAATGCACAAAAAATCTCTACAAACCAATATAAAGCAGATGAAGTCATAGAAAATAAAAACAATAAATCGACAGGAGAAAATAAACAAAAACAATATAATCAGGAATATTACATTGTGAAAAGAGGAGAAGGATTAGGAACTATATGCAATAAGTTTAATTGCTCTATTAATGATTTAATGCAGTGGAATAAATTAAGCTCTAAAACAATACATCCCGGACAAAAACTTATAGTTCACGAAATACAAAAAGATACATCGTTAGAAAAAAACAATTCTGCCCAAAAAATTGAAGTGTCTAAAACTATTCAGAAACCTATAAAAAATACACCAAACAAAAAAATCATTTATTATACTGTGCAAAAAGGAGATACTTTATGGAGTATTGCTAGTCTTTATAAAGGAGTAACTGTTGATGAAATTAAACGACTTAATAAAATATACAATACTCGACAATTAAAGCCCGGTACTAAGCTGAAAATAGTTTTATAG
- a CDS encoding tetratricopeptide repeat protein, translating into MIKLRIFLLVSINLFLFGFLFSQQTLIYTAPDSEYRLATELFNKQKYGAAQESFNKVIETISDECDETRINAEYYSALCSLELFNSDAEQSLLQFISNHEESPKVKYAYFQLGKNSYRKKRYIDVVKWFEKIEPSDLNEKEQTEYYFESGYSFFNLDSMSRAKKAFSEVTDTTSKFYVPAKYYFSHISFNEKNYEIALQGFLKIKRDTNFAPIIPYYIAQIYFLQGNFKKVIEYAPPMLFDSNRVKRTSEISRILGEAYYQDAQYPEAIIYLERYKEKTKNDVTRNDNYELGFAYYNCRKYNNALGYFENVVKQDDSLAQNAYYLIADCYLKTNQKKFAMNTFQIASKLPFDKQIQEDALFKYAKLCYELSLNPYNEAINAFKKYINDYPDSPNINDANEYLINIFISTRNYKDALETIESMKEINDKYKTAYQRAGYYWGVELFNDKKIDDALKLFDKSLVYGIDKNIKAKTLYWKGEALYRKTQYDSAITSYNKFLFVPGAINLDIYYLANYNIGYCYFSKKDYKESAIWFRRFIKDGEKSNPKEYVDALLRTGDCYFVEKDYINAVDFYDKAANTKSADADYALYQKALSYGLTGKNINKVNTIKILIEQYEKSAYIDGARFELGKAYEMLSDNENALLCFKKITGDYPNSIYCKQALLKIGLIQYTSDKNKEALETFKSVVEKYPATEESKEALVSIQNIYVDLGDAESFFVYVKQLPFANVTNSAQDTISYQAVEKRYMEIGNCDEAITGFANYLEKFPDGNFALNANYYKAECERKSGNLTSALSGYNNVINKGKNKFTENALLKAAEINLKINNYNNALDNYTKLEQYAENKSNILEARNGQMKCYFLLKQYNDAIKSAKNLINTEKVTKELQDEAHIIIAKSALAMDSLTYASGEFQSIAKTNSSEKGAEAKYNIAYIYYLQGLYQESEKLVYELINQVPSYDYWITKGFILLADDYVKMGNLFQAKHTLKSIVDNSDNAELIQTAQEKLNLVLLQEKEIEKKKAEEEEIKVKLNSEKKNDKLFEEPQPDNKPENKENVNDPTKNE; encoded by the coding sequence ATGATAAAATTACGGATTTTTCTACTTGTTTCAATCAATCTATTTCTTTTCGGATTTCTTTTTTCGCAGCAAACTTTAATTTATACTGCTCCCGATTCGGAATATCGTTTGGCAACAGAGCTTTTCAACAAGCAAAAATATGGTGCTGCACAGGAAAGTTTCAATAAAGTAATTGAAACTATTTCCGATGAATGCGATGAAACAAGAATAAATGCTGAATATTATTCTGCATTATGTTCTTTGGAACTATTCAACAGCGATGCTGAACAGTCGCTGCTCCAATTCATCAGCAATCACGAAGAAAGTCCCAAAGTCAAATATGCATACTTTCAGCTCGGGAAAAACAGTTACAGAAAAAAGCGATACATAGATGTTGTAAAATGGTTTGAAAAAATTGAACCTTCCGATTTAAATGAAAAAGAACAAACTGAATATTATTTTGAATCGGGGTACAGTTTTTTCAATCTCGACAGCATGAGCCGGGCAAAAAAAGCTTTTTCTGAAGTTACTGATACAACATCGAAATTCTATGTGCCTGCAAAATACTATTTTTCTCATATTTCATTTAATGAAAAAAATTATGAAATTGCATTGCAGGGATTTTTGAAAATAAAAAGGGATACCAACTTTGCTCCTATTATTCCCTATTATATTGCACAGATTTATTTTTTGCAGGGTAATTTTAAAAAGGTTATTGAATATGCTCCCCCGATGCTGTTTGATTCAAACAGAGTAAAAAGAACTTCCGAAATTTCCAGAATTCTCGGAGAAGCGTATTATCAGGATGCACAATATCCCGAAGCAATAATTTATCTCGAAAGATATAAGGAAAAAACAAAAAATGATGTAACAAGAAATGATAATTATGAACTTGGTTTTGCTTATTATAATTGCAGGAAGTACAATAATGCTTTGGGATATTTTGAAAATGTAGTAAAACAAGACGACTCGCTCGCACAAAATGCATATTATCTTATTGCTGATTGCTATCTAAAAACCAATCAGAAAAAGTTTGCAATGAATACTTTTCAAATTGCTTCAAAATTACCGTTTGATAAGCAAATTCAGGAAGATGCACTGTTTAAATATGCCAAACTTTGTTATGAACTTTCTTTAAATCCCTACAATGAAGCAATAAATGCTTTCAAAAAATACATTAATGATTATCCTGATTCCCCTAATATAAATGATGCAAATGAATATCTTATCAATATTTTCATAAGTACAAGAAATTATAAAGATGCTCTTGAAACAATTGAAAGCATGAAGGAAATAAATGATAAGTACAAAACAGCATATCAACGTGCCGGATATTATTGGGGAGTTGAATTGTTTAATGATAAAAAAATTGATGATGCGTTGAAATTATTTGACAAATCATTGGTTTACGGAATTGATAAAAACATAAAAGCAAAAACATTATATTGGAAAGGTGAAGCTTTATACCGAAAAACTCAGTACGATTCAGCGATTACAAGTTATAATAAATTTTTATTCGTACCGGGTGCTATAAACCTTGATATTTATTATCTGGCAAATTACAACATTGGTTATTGTTATTTCAGTAAAAAAGATTATAAAGAATCTGCAATATGGTTTCGCAGGTTTATTAAAGACGGCGAAAAAAGCAATCCGAAAGAATATGTTGATGCGCTTCTAAGAACAGGAGATTGTTATTTTGTGGAAAAAGATTATATTAATGCTGTTGACTTTTACGATAAAGCCGCAAATACAAAATCCGCCGATGCTGATTATGCTCTATATCAAAAAGCATTATCTTACGGATTAACCGGAAAAAATATCAATAAAGTTAATACTATTAAAATTTTAATTGAGCAATACGAAAAATCGGCATACATTGACGGGGCAAGATTTGAACTCGGAAAAGCTTATGAAATGCTTAGTGATAATGAAAATGCCTTATTGTGTTTCAAAAAAATAACTGGCGATTATCCTAACAGCATATATTGCAAACAGGCATTGTTAAAAATCGGACTCATACAATATACTTCAGATAAAAATAAAGAAGCACTTGAAACATTCAAGAGTGTCGTTGAAAAATATCCGGCTACTGAAGAATCGAAAGAAGCACTTGTAAGCATACAAAACATATATGTTGATTTGGGTGATGCCGAATCATTCTTTGTTTATGTAAAACAATTGCCTTTTGCCAATGTAACAAATTCGGCACAGGACACCATTTCTTATCAGGCAGTGGAAAAACGATACATGGAAATAGGCAATTGTGATGAAGCAATTACAGGTTTTGCAAACTATCTTGAAAAATTTCCGGACGGTAATTTTGCTTTAAATGCAAATTATTACAAAGCCGAATGCGAAAGAAAAAGCGGAAATCTGACAAGTGCTCTGTCAGGATATAACAACGTTATTAATAAAGGGAAAAATAAATTTACTGAAAACGCTTTACTCAAAGCCGCAGAAATAAATTTAAAAATAAACAATTACAATAATGCTCTCGACAATTACACAAAGCTCGAACAGTATGCCGAAAATAAAAGCAATATTCTGGAAGCACGCAACGGACAGATGAAATGCTATTTCCTGCTTAAACAATATAATGATGCAATTAAATCGGCAAAAAATTTAATTAATACCGAAAAAGTAACCAAAGAATTGCAGGATGAAGCTCATATAATTATTGCAAAATCTGCTTTGGCAATGGATAGTTTAACTTATGCAAGCGGTGAATTTCAATCAATAGCTAAAACAAATTCAAGCGAAAAAGGGGCAGAAGCAAAATACAATATTGCATATATTTATTATCTGCAAGGGCTATATCAGGAGTCCGAAAAATTAGTATATGAACTCATAAATCAGGTTCCGTCTTATGATTACTGGATAACAAAAGGATTTATCCTGCTTGCCGATGATTATGTAAAAATGGGAAATCTTTTTCAGGCAAAACATACTTTAAAAAGTATTGTTGACAATTCCGATAATGCCGAACTTATTCAAACAGCACAGGAAAAATTAAATCTGGTTTTACTTCAGGAAAAAGAAATAGAAAAAAAGAAAGCTGAAGAAGAAGAAATAAAAGTAAAATTAAACAGCGAAAAGAAAAACGATAAGCTTTTTGAAGAACCTCAACCTGATAATAAACCTGAAAATAAAGAAAACGTTAATGACCCAACAAAAAATGAATAA
- a CDS encoding phosphoglycerate kinase, with protein sequence MKNIDNYDFTGKKVIIRVDFNVPLDKETYTVTDDTRIRGALPTINKILKDGGSVILMSHLGRPKEGTETKYSLKHVIPVLNKLLGKEIKFADNCLGESAKKMSAELKSGEILLLENLRFYKEEEGKAKTEGLSEEESKNKKIEMKEKQKKMAQQLASYADVYVNDAFGTAHRAHASTAIIAVFFPEDKLFGYLMTNELNALEKVLSNSKKPFTAIMGGAKVSDKILVIESLLNKVDNLIIGGGMTYTFIKAQGGDIGNSLCENDKLDVAMNILNKAKEKGVKIYLPTDQVLADTFDNSANTCIAKINEGKDGWLGLDIGEETIKCFSEIIESSKTILWNGPMGVFEMQKFQKGTIAVAQAIARATENGAYSLVGGGDSVAAVNKFNLADKISYVSTGGGAMLEYLEGKILPGVKAIQE encoded by the coding sequence ATGAAAAATATTGATAATTATGATTTCACAGGTAAAAAGGTAATAATAAGAGTTGACTTTAATGTGCCTTTAGATAAAGAAACATACACCGTTACCGATGATACAAGAATCAGAGGAGCGCTGCCAACAATAAATAAAATATTGAAAGATGGTGGTTCGGTTATTTTGATGTCGCATCTTGGAAGGCCAAAAGAAGGTACTGAAACAAAATATTCACTTAAACATGTTATTCCTGTTTTAAATAAACTGTTGGGAAAAGAAATAAAATTTGCAGATAATTGCTTGGGAGAATCGGCAAAAAAAATGTCGGCAGAGTTGAAATCGGGTGAAATTCTTTTGCTTGAAAATTTAAGATTTTATAAAGAAGAAGAAGGCAAAGCTAAAACCGAAGGATTAAGTGAAGAAGAATCTAAAAATAAGAAAATCGAAATGAAAGAAAAGCAGAAAAAAATGGCTCAGCAACTTGCTTCTTACGCTGATGTTTATGTTAATGATGCTTTTGGAACAGCACACAGGGCTCATGCTTCTACAGCAATAATTGCCGTTTTTTTCCCTGAAGATAAACTCTTCGGATATTTAATGACTAATGAATTAAACGCGTTGGAAAAAGTTTTAAGCAATTCAAAAAAGCCATTTACAGCAATTATGGGTGGGGCAAAAGTTTCCGATAAAATTCTTGTTATAGAAAGTTTATTAAACAAAGTTGATAATTTAATTATCGGAGGAGGTATGACTTACACTTTTATTAAAGCACAAGGTGGAGATATAGGTAACTCTTTATGTGAAAATGACAAGCTTGATGTGGCAATGAATATCCTTAATAAAGCAAAAGAAAAAGGAGTAAAAATATATTTGCCAACAGATCAGGTTTTGGCTGATACCTTTGATAATTCAGCAAATACCTGCATTGCAAAAATCAATGAAGGAAAAGATGGTTGGCTCGGACTTGATATTGGTGAAGAAACAATAAAATGTTTTTCTGAAATAATTGAAAGTTCAAAAACAATTCTCTGGAACGGACCCATGGGAGTTTTTGAAATGCAGAAATTTCAGAAAGGTACGATAGCAGTTGCTCAGGCAATAGCAAGAGCCACTGAAAATGGTGCTTATAGTCTTGTAGGTGGCGGTGACTCTGTTGCTGCAGTAAATAAATTCAATTTAGCTGATAAAATTAGTTACGTTTCAACAGGCGGCGGAGCAATGCTTGAATATTTAGAAGGTAAAATACTTCCGGGCGTTAAGGCAATACAGGAATAG
- a CDS encoding CapA family protein, with protein sequence MKLKNYFYKIFCIALLAFLITLSNKSYFVSGENSKLRIIQDTTVVNVCLMFAGDVMQHMPQICSAYDSVEKTYNYYKCFQFIKPLLERSDVAIANFESTLGNKPYSGYPQFSCPDDLAKALNDVGFKILLTANNHCLDKSQNGLQRTIKVMDSLKIAHLGTYIDSTSRCQNYPFVLNVKGIKIALLNCTSTTNKLTAVSPNIVNYTDTSEIKKDIYKIKQSKPDFMIMFVHWGNEYEQTPSNEQKKFAEFCFSNGIGLIIGSHPHVLQPINEIKVNYQNKQKNCVVYYSLGNFVSNQRERYKNGGIIAEVNIKKDLKKDSAYISTYGYYPTYVHKEMSSSKTNFYILPVKNIQKDTINIKFSPSDKKQLETFIEDTRELLGLQLELK encoded by the coding sequence ATGAAATTAAAAAATTACTTTTATAAAATTTTCTGTATAGCATTACTGGCTTTTCTAATTACATTAAGCAACAAAAGTTACTTTGTATCGGGTGAAAATTCAAAACTCAGGATAATACAAGATACAACAGTTGTTAATGTTTGTTTAATGTTTGCAGGTGATGTTATGCAACACATGCCCCAGATTTGTTCTGCTTATGATTCAGTTGAAAAAACTTATAATTATTATAAATGCTTTCAGTTTATAAAACCTTTACTAGAAAGAAGTGATGTTGCAATTGCAAATTTCGAATCAACGTTAGGCAATAAGCCATACAGCGGTTATCCCCAGTTCAGTTGCCCCGATGATTTGGCAAAAGCATTAAATGATGTAGGATTTAAAATACTTCTCACAGCCAATAATCATTGCTTAGACAAAAGTCAGAATGGTTTGCAGCGAACTATAAAAGTCATGGACAGCTTGAAAATAGCCCACCTTGGAACATATATTGATTCCACATCAAGGTGTCAAAATTATCCGTTCGTTTTGAATGTTAAAGGAATTAAAATTGCATTATTAAATTGCACTTCGACAACCAACAAATTAACGGCAGTTTCGCCAAACATTGTAAATTATACTGACACAAGTGAAATAAAAAAAGACATTTACAAAATTAAGCAGTCAAAACCCGATTTTATGATAATGTTCGTGCATTGGGGAAATGAATATGAACAAACACCAAGTAACGAACAGAAAAAATTTGCAGAGTTTTGTTTCAGCAACGGCATTGGTTTGATAATTGGTTCGCACCCTCATGTTTTGCAGCCCATTAATGAAATTAAAGTGAATTATCAGAACAAACAAAAAAACTGTGTGGTTTATTATTCGCTTGGAAATTTTGTTTCAAATCAGCGTGAAAGGTACAAAAACGGAGGAATAATTGCAGAAGTAAATATCAAAAAAGATTTGAAAAAGGACTCAGCATACATTTCAACTTATGGTTATTACCCAACTTACGTTCATAAAGAAATGAGTAGTAGTAAAACAAATTTTTATATTCTACCTGTTAAAAATATTCAAAAAGATACAATTAACATAAAATTCAGCCCTTCCGACAAAAAGCAACTGGAAACATTTATTGAAGATACAAGAGAATTACTTGGTTTACAGTTAGAACTCAAATAA
- a CDS encoding DUF1573 domain-containing protein, producing the protein MKKLTLALSIALFAILIAKAQDNQQKPPNNPNAPEMKFESTTHDYGTIKKTATNDDPIGGCEFKFTNTGKEPLIIQSATASCGCTIPSWPKEPILPGKSGVIKVHYATTRVGVINKQVTVKSNAKNSPIVLTITGTVLDTQNDNTPVNNNQGAPTNK; encoded by the coding sequence ATGAAAAAACTAACATTAGCTTTAAGCATTGCTCTTTTTGCAATTCTTATTGCAAAAGCACAGGATAATCAGCAAAAACCGCCAAACAATCCTAATGCACCCGAAATGAAATTTGAAAGCACAACTCACGACTATGGTACAATAAAGAAAACTGCAACCAATGATGACCCTATTGGTGGCTGTGAATTTAAATTTACAAATACCGGAAAAGAACCGTTAATTATTCAAAGTGCTACTGCTTCATGTGGCTGTACAATACCTTCATGGCCAAAAGAACCAATATTGCCGGGTAAATCAGGTGTTATCAAGGTTCATTATGCAACCACAAGAGTAGGTGTTATTAACAAGCAAGTTACTGTAAAATCAAATGCTAAAAATTCACCAATAGTATTGACCATTACCGGAACTGTTCTTGACACACAAAATGACAATACTCCGGTTAACAATAACCAGGGAGCACCTACAAATAAATAA
- a CDS encoding DUF1573 domain-containing protein, with protein sequence MKKILLILFSFLFGFKLMFAQEITTPPPIQDPNAPEITFEKIVYDYGTIKKGSNGTCEFKFKNTGKTPLILSGAKASCGCTVPDWPTEPIAPGKTAVIKVTYDTKRIGVINKQIIVTSNAKTQTVVLTIKGNVTE encoded by the coding sequence ATGAAAAAAATATTATTAATTCTGTTTTCTTTTTTGTTTGGGTTTAAACTTATGTTTGCTCAGGAAATTACTACACCACCTCCTATTCAAGACCCTAATGCTCCTGAAATTACTTTCGAAAAAATTGTTTACGATTACGGAACAATAAAAAAGGGAAGCAATGGAACATGTGAATTCAAATTTAAAAATACAGGAAAAACACCTTTAATACTATCGGGAGCAAAAGCATCGTGCGGATGCACGGTTCCCGATTGGCCTACAGAACCAATAGCACCCGGAAAAACAGCTGTAATTAAAGTTACTTACGATACAAAAAGAATAGGTGTAATAAACAAGCAGATAATAGTTACATCAAACGCAAAAACTCAAACAGTAGTTTTAACAATAAAAGGTAATGTAACTGAATAA
- a CDS encoding pyridoxal phosphate-dependent aminotransferase, with amino-acid sequence MPEISKKGQLMPSSPIRKLVPYSDEAKKRGVKVYHLNIGQPDIETPEGAMNALKSSNIKVVEYSHSAGIPSYRKKMVEYYKRFNINVSENEIIVCNGGSEAILFAFMSCINEGEEVIVPEPLYANYIGFAVTAGIKTVPVTSKIEDGFALPPISDFEKLITPKTKAILICSPNNPTGYLYSQEELLKLRDIVKKHDLYLLSDEAYREFCYDGEQHYSAMNLEGIDNNIILIDSISKRYSACGARVGTLITKNKDVYNTAMKFAQARLSPPTFGQVLAEAAIDTPKSYFDKVIEEYVARRNVVVDSINKMKGCFCPKPKGAFYVVARLPIDDSDKFCQWMLESFNYENETVMFAPATGFYSTKGLGKNEIRISYVLNVNDLRRSMKCLEVALQQYPGRTI; translated from the coding sequence ATGCCAGAAATATCAAAAAAAGGACAATTAATGCCCTCATCACCTATAAGGAAACTTGTTCCTTATTCCGATGAAGCAAAAAAAAGAGGCGTTAAAGTTTATCATCTGAATATCGGTCAGCCCGATATTGAAACTCCCGAAGGAGCTATGAACGCGCTAAAGAGTTCCAACATAAAAGTTGTTGAATACAGCCACTCTGCCGGAATTCCTTCATACAGAAAGAAAATGGTAGAGTATTACAAACGCTTTAACATCAATGTTTCAGAAAATGAAATTATTGTTTGCAACGGTGGCTCAGAGGCAATTTTATTTGCTTTTATGTCATGCATTAATGAAGGCGAGGAAGTTATTGTTCCCGAGCCATTATATGCCAATTATATCGGTTTTGCTGTAACAGCAGGAATAAAAACCGTTCCTGTAACATCAAAAATTGAAGACGGATTTGCATTGCCTCCTATCTCGGATTTTGAGAAACTCATTACTCCAAAAACCAAGGCAATTCTTATTTGCAGTCCGAACAACCCAACAGGTTATTTATATTCACAAGAAGAATTACTGAAATTACGAGACATTGTGAAGAAACATGATTTATATCTTTTATCGGATGAGGCATACAGGGAATTCTGTTACGATGGAGAGCAACATTATTCTGCAATGAATCTCGAAGGAATTGATAATAATATAATATTGATTGACTCAATATCAAAAAGGTATAGTGCATGCGGAGCAAGAGTAGGAACACTTATTACTAAAAATAAAGATGTTTATAATACGGCAATGAAATTTGCTCAGGCAAGATTAAGTCCTCCGACATTCGGACAGGTTCTTGCAGAAGCCGCAATTGACACTCCCAAATCGTATTTCGATAAAGTAATTGAGGAATACGTAGCAAGAAGAAATGTTGTTGTTGATTCGATAAATAAAATGAAAGGATGTTTTTGTCCTAAGCCAAAAGGTGCATTTTATGTTGTAGCACGCCTGCCTATTGATGATTCCGATAAGTTCTGTCAATGGATGCTCGAAAGTTTTAATTACGAAAACGAAACTGTAATGTTTGCCCCTGCCACAGGATTCTATTCTACAAAAGGACTTGGCAAAAATGAAATACGAATAAGCTATGTTCTGAACGTTAACGACCTCAGGCGTTCAATGAAATGCCTCGAAGTTGCTTTGCAGCAATATCCGGGAAGAACTATTTAG